TATGGGAAGGGCTATCGGTATGATCATAACGAACCTGATGCATTTTCTGCGGGGCAAGCCTATTTCCCGGAGGAAAAGTCACCTGTTGAGTATTATCAGCCGGTACCGCGAGGGCTAGAGAAGAAAATCTCAGAGAAGATGGAATGGTTGCGACAACGAACCGAAGAAGCATTGAAGAGGAGCTAAGGGCAAGATGAGCTGGGCGGTTATTGGTGCGATTGGATTGGGTGGTGCTTTAGGTGCTATTTTGCGTTTCAAGATCCGAGACTTTTCACAATGGTTATTGGGCGAGCAGTTTTTATACGGCACATTAATTGCTAATGTCGTGGGGTGCTTTGTTGCTGGTTTTTTGATCAGTTATTGGCAACATGCTCAAGTCTCAATGACCTTAAAAGAAGGCATTATGATTGGGTTTTTAGGTGCTCTGACAACATTCTCAACCTTTTCGCTAGAAACTATGTACTTACTTCAACAGCAGGTATGGCTTAAAGCAGGCATGAATATTCTTGGAAATTTAGTGCTTTGCATGCTTTTCGTGTTTGTTGGCGCTTGGCTTGGTGGTAGAATGTCGAGCTAATAATTCATGGAACCGTTAAATTCAAATGCTTGATCCTAAACTATTACGCAATGACATAGACGCTGTAGCTGCTAACTTGGCCAAACGTGGTTTTGAGTTGGACGTTGCTACCTATCAGAAACTGGAAGATGAACGAAAAAAAATCCAGGTAGAAACACAAGAATTACAAAATGAGCGTAATACGAGTTCAAAGTCGATTGGACAGGCAAAAGCCCGTGGTGAAGATATTCAGCCTTTACTCGATCAAGTTGCTAACTTAGGTAAAAAGCTTGATGCTGGAAAAGAGCGTCTTAACGACGTTATGACTCAGCTTGATGATATGCTGGCTGGTATCCCAAATCTGTTGGATGAATCTGTACCAGAAGGTAAAGACGAGAATGACAACGAAGAACTTCGCCGATGGGGCACGCCGAGAGAGTTTACTTTCGAGCCTAAAGATCACGTTGAAATTGGAGAAGGTCTTGGAGGCATCGATTTTGCTAGCGCTGCTAAGATTTCGGCCAGTCGGTTTGTGGTCAAAAAGGGGATTGTTGCAAAGCTACACCGTGCCTTGATTCAGTTTATGCTTGATTTGCACAGCAAAGAGCATGGCTATGAAGAAATTTACGTACCTTATATGGTGAACGAAGAAAGCCTGATGGGTACTGGCCAGTTACCAAAATTTGGTGAAGACCTGTTTAAAGCTCAAGGCAAAAACCAAGATGGTAAACAGCTTTACCTGATCCCAACCGCTGAAGTTCCCGTGACCAATATGGTTCGTGACGAAATTGTTGAAGCGGATGATTTGCCACTTAAGTTCACAGCGCATACACCATGCTTTCGAAGTGAAGCAGGCTCATATGGGCGTGATGTACGGGGCTTAATCCGACTGCACCAGTTTGAAAAAGTAGAGCTAGTACATATGACTAAGCCGCAAGACTCGATGCAGGCTTTGGAGGAATTAATAGGGCATGCTGAGAAGGTGCTTCAATTGCTAGAGCTTCCGTATCGTGTAGTTAACCTATGCTCAGGGGATATTGGCTTTGGAGCGACCAAGACCTATGACATAGAAGTTTGGTTGCCGAGTCAAAAGACTTATCGTGAAATTTCTTCATGCAGTAATACTGGCGATTTCCAAGCGCGACGCATGCAAGCTCGCTGGCGTAACCCTGAAACAGGAAAACCGGAGCTACTTCATACTTTGAATGGTTCTGGTCTCGCCGTTGGACGTACGCTGGTGGCTATTCTAGAGAACTATCAAAATGAAGATGGAACAATAGATATTCCTGATGCATTAAAAACATATATGAGTTAATGAAAAAGCTGCCTTGTGCAGCTTTTTTTATGATTGCGTGTTTTTCACAGCAGTTTCAAGGAATTGGAAATAAAAACTTTCCCTTAAATTTGAATAATTTATATTCATAAGTGGTACACTAAGCCTTGAGAATTGATATAAAGCTTAAACTTAAGGAATCCAAATTAAGTTAATGAAACGTTTTTTTAGCCTACTACTTTTAACATTCATCCTTGGCATTAGTCTGTCGCCAGCCTCGTCTTTTGCCGCCTCCAGTCAAGACCCACTTAATCTCCTTAACAACGAAGAAGAAGACTCTAAAGATAAAACACCCAACATCAGGGATATGAGCAGTCGCTGGTGGGCTCAGTATCAAGAGTTAGAAGACGCTAAAAAGTTTGAAAATCAATTTAAGCAGTTTATTAGTAAGCTAGAATCTGCGGTCAATGACATTGAAGGCGAGGAGAGAAGTGATTTATTAGAGCGTATCGCTATCATCCGTAACCTCGCTCAAGAGTTCAAAAAACTAAAATATGCAAAAAAGAATGAGCTTGATATACCCAAAGCTCTTGTCTTACAAGAATCCTACTCTGTCCAAGACTACTTAGAGCTTAACCAGCTACTTTTGCAGGTTGATTTTTTACTTCAACAAACTCAGGAAGAAATCAGCCGAGTCAGCGATAGCATTAAACAAACGTCTAATACATTAGATGTCCTAAAAGTGTCATACCTTAATAGTGACGCAGGAAGTGTTGAGCAACTGTCTATTGTATTGAACTGGGTAAACAGTCAACTCAGCAAGGTGATTGAGGAGCAGTTACTCAATAATCTTGAAGTTCGAGAGAGTGGCTTAAATGACGAGTATGAAAGCCTTCAGAAAACGTTAGAAGAAGCTCGACAAAGACTTGCATTCGAGCCTTTCCCCGATGAACAACGCGCAGAATTAAAAAAACAGAAAGATGAGTTGGACGAGGATTTAAAGCAGTTAAACCTTAAGCTGAGCCGTGATATTTCGGAGACCAGTATTGGCTTTACCAGTTATGAGATCCTAAAACTCGATTTGGCGCTAACATTGTTGTCATATCATGAGGTGTTATTAAAGCTCCAAAGAGCTGAAGATCAGGACAGGCTTGCGAACATCAAGCAGCTCGAAGAGGAAGATAAGCCAGACTTGGATGAGCTTCGAAATCTTATTGCTGGGTCTGAGCGTGCGATAAAACTTGCCGAGCAGGAAATCTCGAAGGCAGAGACCTTGGCTCGAGATACTTTACTATCTTCTGACATCAATTTACGTCAACAGACGACTGCCGAAAAGCAAAGCTTGCAGAAACTGTCGGATGAACGACGTCAAAAAGCGCAATTAATTCTACGTGCCATGTCGGATGTTCGTGTAACCATTAGTGATAATGAGTTGCTGCTATCGCTCCTAAAAGACATTGAAGATAACCAGCAAACCGGACTCAATAAAACGTGGGACTCTGTAAAAGAGTTCACTCAAGATGCTTGGGACTCAACTGTAAAGCTGGTTAACAAGCCATTATTCAGTATCAATGAACGCCCGATAACATTGTTGCCGCTGATTAACCTATGTTTCATTATTCTAATAGGTTACCTTGTTTCTAAGCTGGTGAGTTTCTTGGTTCACCGCTTTGAGAAAAAACATAAGATTAAAAATAGCTCGTCCTTATACCTGTTGCACCGCCTGATACATTATTTAATTATTTTTATCGCTGCCGTTGCCGGCTTTAGTGCTTTGGGGCTTAACCTTAGTAACCTCACACTTATTGCTGGTGCTTTATCGGTTGGTATCGGTTTTGGTCTGCAAAACCTAGTGAGCAACTTTGTTTCCGGCCTGACCATCATGTTTGAGAAAACCCTGAAGGTTGGTGATTATATTGAATTAGAAGACGGCACAACGGGACAAGTTCGTGAAATCAAAACCCGAAGCACTCGAATCAATACGAACGATAACATTGATGTCATCATTCCAAACTCTTACATGGTTACCAACATTGTCACAA
The DNA window shown above is from Kangiella marina and carries:
- the crcB gene encoding fluoride efflux transporter CrcB is translated as MSWAVIGAIGLGGALGAILRFKIRDFSQWLLGEQFLYGTLIANVVGCFVAGFLISYWQHAQVSMTLKEGIMIGFLGALTTFSTFSLETMYLLQQQVWLKAGMNILGNLVLCMLFVFVGAWLGGRMSS
- a CDS encoding mechanosensitive ion channel domain-containing protein, coding for MKRFFSLLLLTFILGISLSPASSFAASSQDPLNLLNNEEEDSKDKTPNIRDMSSRWWAQYQELEDAKKFENQFKQFISKLESAVNDIEGEERSDLLERIAIIRNLAQEFKKLKYAKKNELDIPKALVLQESYSVQDYLELNQLLLQVDFLLQQTQEEISRVSDSIKQTSNTLDVLKVSYLNSDAGSVEQLSIVLNWVNSQLSKVIEEQLLNNLEVRESGLNDEYESLQKTLEEARQRLAFEPFPDEQRAELKKQKDELDEDLKQLNLKLSRDISETSIGFTSYEILKLDLALTLLSYHEVLLKLQRAEDQDRLANIKQLEEEDKPDLDELRNLIAGSERAIKLAEQEISKAETLARDTLLSSDINLRQQTTAEKQSLQKLSDERRQKAQLILRAMSDVRVTISDNELLLSLLKDIEDNQQTGLNKTWDSVKEFTQDAWDSTVKLVNKPLFSINERPITLLPLINLCFIILIGYLVSKLVSFLVHRFEKKHKIKNSSSLYLLHRLIHYLIIFIAAVAGFSALGLNLSNLTLIAGALSVGIGFGLQNLVSNFVSGLTIMFEKTLKVGDYIELEDGTTGQVREIKTRSTRINTNDNIDVIIPNSYMVTNIVTNWTLKESTRRVRIPFGVAYGTDKEIVKKAAIEAANNVQYTLKNIPGKEPDVWLTEFGDSSVNFLLLVWVAHYGVRRPTRISSIYMWELDTAFKKYGIEIPFPQRDVHLNIVSEEDKHSLPLQSVTGESLPFKDDKNRKKDD
- the serS gene encoding serine--tRNA ligase, coding for MLDPKLLRNDIDAVAANLAKRGFELDVATYQKLEDERKKIQVETQELQNERNTSSKSIGQAKARGEDIQPLLDQVANLGKKLDAGKERLNDVMTQLDDMLAGIPNLLDESVPEGKDENDNEELRRWGTPREFTFEPKDHVEIGEGLGGIDFASAAKISASRFVVKKGIVAKLHRALIQFMLDLHSKEHGYEEIYVPYMVNEESLMGTGQLPKFGEDLFKAQGKNQDGKQLYLIPTAEVPVTNMVRDEIVEADDLPLKFTAHTPCFRSEAGSYGRDVRGLIRLHQFEKVELVHMTKPQDSMQALEELIGHAEKVLQLLELPYRVVNLCSGDIGFGATKTYDIEVWLPSQKTYREISSCSNTGDFQARRMQARWRNPETGKPELLHTLNGSGLAVGRTLVAILENYQNEDGTIDIPDALKTYMS